In a genomic window of Nostoc sp. UHCC 0870:
- a CDS encoding translocation/assembly module TamB domain-containing protein: MSKSSDHDHQSRNIDRKRLWLLVLKRGGIALGSILLLGLIGGAWRLWIFVQKELTPLAEKSLTSTLNRPVKLGKVTQFSLTGVSFGASAIPATPTDPDKVEVDGVEVAFNPLLLIFNRQLKLDVTLVNPDAYIEQDSEGRWITTTLAPPGAAGAIKTDLNTLRFRNGNLVLLPQKREVEGIEGEGDKVDNPSSPIAFSQVLASAQLLENNQLVKFTVQGQADTGGKISIAGDVRPKTLAANLQLQGEKLLATNVTDIVKLPVDLQTGRVDGDLQIQLAPEQKPLLYGSAELDGVTLQIPRTPQAFINSQGSIYFQGTEIKLENMTANYGKIPLIAAGIIDSNKGYKLAGRINGVSVANAQETLKLKLPVPVAGQLQGKLQVVGDITNPILLGTVTTVKTARIDKINFKRVSSKFEFNAKDALVKLEDIQGETTVGGEINGGGIIQLGENPQLNLNFVAKQVPGDAIAKLYNPDIAFKIGTVSATARVTGTPTDAQTLVKFAAPGAIYPTTGEVIVGVNRNYNFRNVVARVAGGTVQGYGTFANERWQAVAQAAGVKLQPFVDQNQLQNVSLAGVELNGRFILAGTAEPFQITTIRSDGAGVQIGGGRIAIANIQLKDQNFTAGLVANNVRLGRILKNSPPALANPLDGTFQIAGNRENFSLKTLQGNGEAQLRVDGGTITASNIQLANGRYQTQLQANNVPVQRLATVPIQGNLTGQLDVAGSVESFSPQTIQASGQGRINVGNGTITAANIQLANGRYQTQLQANNVPLQRLAAVPIQGNLTGQLDVAGSVESFSPQTIQASGQGRINVGNGTITAANIQLANGRYQTQLQANNVPLQRLAKVPLQGDLTGQLNVAGAVDSFSLKTIQGNGQGRINVGNGTITAANIQLANGRYQAQVQANNVPVQRLATVPPQFQGNLTGQLNVAGGLDAFSPQTIQATGQAQLNVAGGNVLFSNIQLANGRYQTAIAAAGVQLNRFNQQLRGQFGGQLQLAGNLGSARLADVQAAGQVQLSQGLPGIERPLTAALAWNGERLTIQQANAPGLNISGDIAANATRPGIPEITALNLNVQAQDFNLQQLPVTLPNQVAVTGRVDFNGRVTGKLPLPNVAGQIGLKDLVVQGIAFEPLLTGNVQSGKGLSLDLRGNNDRIALNLNANNRPESFLVQWQQAIAQGQVKGDNWGVKVASFPLQILNVSPPPSLRLGGGKVTGLLTGDVQFNQSTFATTANLAIANPEIGRIKGDRITTQFRYSDGTASITSSEFIKGNSRYALAGNFAQTPKGPRVQGKLNVSQGNIQDVLTVAQIFEFQDFQNNGSAANYGTAEDLTTYAQGLPNRPLLDQIKRFYEIDALRTGQEEQRNASPIPELADLAGTFNGEVALDTATPQGLSVQFNLNGQNFTWGKETEENRFYRADQIIAQGSFENGILQVRPLRIESENSLVAFAGNIGGADQSGQLRVSNFPIQVLNNFVNLPVGITGNLSGTAALAGSVANPQARGEWQITEGTLNEKPIESANASFSYANGRLNFGSTLSVTGPQPVNINGSIPYQLPFASVAPDNDQISLDVKVQNEGLALLNLLTNQIAFEQGEGEIDLTVRGTRQKPILNGIATIQDATVSAQALPEKLTGVTGRVQFDFDRILVESLQGRFSRGKVEASGEIPIFNNELAITNPLNVNLDQLALNLKGLYQGGASGNLQITGSALTPAIGGKISLYDGQVLLAESTDTEQNNSNVGISYSKLNKQNKQDINGAGAIARFNDLKLELGKNLEITRQPILNFRATGNLTVNGTFADPIPVGTIQLKDGGVNLFTTQFKLARGYKHTATFRANQPRDPDLDVQLFAKVLDVVQNSNFSGDRLNPTGLAALETVRVEANVKGQASRLNETLDLTSSPSRSENEIVALLGGGFVNPQGGGDSTLGIINIAGSAVFNNFQSAFNQIGTAFGLSELRIFPTVISDNPEAGKSSSSIELAAEAGVDISTKLSISSIKILTANDPFQWGINYRINDQIRVRASTNLEDDSRAVVEYQTRF, encoded by the coding sequence ATGAGTAAATCTTCCGATCATGATCATCAATCCCGTAATATTGACCGCAAGCGTTTATGGTTGCTGGTTCTAAAGCGTGGTGGTATAGCTCTAGGGAGTATTTTACTACTGGGTTTAATCGGCGGTGCTTGGCGATTGTGGATTTTTGTGCAAAAAGAATTAACGCCGTTAGCAGAAAAAAGTCTCACTAGTACACTCAACCGTCCGGTAAAACTGGGCAAAGTCACGCAATTTTCACTCACGGGAGTTAGTTTTGGTGCTTCGGCTATCCCAGCCACACCAACAGACCCGGATAAGGTGGAAGTCGATGGTGTGGAAGTAGCTTTTAACCCATTGCTGTTAATTTTTAATCGCCAGCTAAAACTAGATGTTACTTTAGTTAACCCAGATGCTTATATTGAACAGGATAGTGAAGGACGTTGGATTACTACGACCTTAGCACCACCGGGAGCAGCAGGAGCGATTAAAACGGACTTAAATACACTGCGCTTCCGTAATGGTAATTTGGTACTTTTACCGCAGAAGAGAGAGGTTGAGGGGATAGAGGGAGAAGGGGATAAGGTAGATAATCCTTCATCTCCCATTGCTTTTTCTCAAGTTTTGGCATCGGCTCAATTGCTTGAAAACAATCAACTGGTTAAATTCACAGTCCAAGGTCAGGCAGATACTGGGGGTAAAATCTCTATTGCGGGGGATGTGCGTCCTAAGACTTTAGCCGCGAATTTGCAACTGCAAGGAGAAAAATTATTAGCTACAAATGTTACCGATATTGTAAAATTACCAGTAGATTTACAAACGGGTCGAGTTGATGGCGATTTGCAAATCCAACTAGCACCAGAGCAGAAGCCTTTATTGTATGGTAGTGCTGAATTAGACGGGGTAACGCTGCAAATTCCTCGGACACCACAAGCATTCATTAATAGCCAAGGTAGTATCTATTTCCAGGGAACGGAAATTAAACTGGAGAATATGACCGCCAATTATGGCAAGATTCCTCTAATCGCCGCAGGAATTATCGACAGTAATAAAGGCTACAAGTTAGCTGGACGTATTAATGGGGTAAGTGTAGCTAATGCTCAAGAAACACTCAAGTTAAAACTGCCTGTACCCGTAGCTGGACAATTACAAGGGAAATTGCAGGTGGTAGGGGATATTACTAACCCTATTCTTTTAGGTACTGTCACCACCGTTAAAACTGCACGCATTGATAAAATTAATTTTAAGCGCGTTAGTAGTAAGTTTGAATTTAATGCTAAGGATGCCTTAGTTAAGCTGGAAGATATTCAAGGCGAAACTACGGTAGGTGGTGAAATTAACGGTGGCGGTATCATCCAACTAGGAGAAAATCCCCAATTAAATTTAAATTTTGTAGCCAAGCAAGTTCCTGGGGATGCGATCGCTAAACTCTATAATCCTGATATTGCCTTTAAAATTGGCACTGTGTCCGCTACAGCTAGGGTTACAGGTACGCCTACCGATGCCCAAACCTTAGTTAAGTTTGCTGCACCAGGGGCAATTTATCCTACAACTGGTGAAGTGATTGTGGGTGTAAATCGTAACTATAACTTCCGTAATGTGGTGGCGCGGGTAGCTGGTGGGACGGTGCAGGGTTATGGTACTTTCGCTAATGAACGTTGGCAAGCGGTGGCTCAAGCTGCGGGTGTGAAATTACAACCCTTTGTTGACCAAAATCAACTGCAAAATGTCTCTTTGGCAGGGGTAGAATTAAACGGTCGTTTTATTCTGGCTGGGACGGCTGAACCTTTCCAAATTACTACTATTCGTTCTGATGGGGCGGGAGTGCAAATTGGTGGTGGTAGAATTGCGATCGCGAATATCCAATTAAAAGACCAAAATTTCACCGCCGGTTTAGTTGCTAACAATGTCCGCCTGGGACGCATCCTTAAAAATTCTCCGCCAGCTTTAGCTAATCCCTTAGATGGGACATTCCAAATCGCCGGTAACAGAGAAAATTTTAGTCTGAAAACTCTCCAAGGTAATGGGGAAGCACAGCTACGGGTTGACGGCGGGACAATTACAGCGTCGAACATTCAACTCGCTAACGGTCGTTATCAAACCCAACTCCAAGCTAATAATGTTCCTGTACAACGTTTGGCTACTGTACCAATTCAAGGTAATTTAACTGGTCAATTAGATGTTGCCGGTTCAGTCGAATCTTTCAGTCCCCAAACCATCCAAGCCAGTGGACAAGGAAGAATCAATGTTGGTAATGGCACAATTACCGCCGCGAATATCCAACTCGCTAACGGTCGTTATCAAACCCAACTCCAAGCCAATAATGTCCCCCTACAACGTTTGGCGGCTGTACCAATTCAGGGTAATTTAACTGGTCAATTAGATGTTGCTGGTTCAGTCGAATCTTTCAGTCCCCAAACCATCCAAGCCAGTGGACAAGGAAGAATCAATGTTGGTAATGGCACAATTACCGCCGCGAATATCCAACTCGCTAACGGTCGTTATCAAACCCAACTCCAAGCCAATAATGTCCCCCTACAACGCTTGGCAAAAGTACCCCTACAAGGCGATTTAACTGGGCAATTAAATGTTGCTGGGGCAGTGGATTCCTTCAGTCTCAAAACCATCCAAGGTAATGGACAAGGAAGAATTAATGTCGGCAATGGTACAATTACTGCCGCGAATATCCAACTCGCTAACGGTCGTTATCAGGCACAAGTCCAAGCTAATAATGTTCCCGTGCAACGCTTGGCAACTGTACCACCACAATTTCAAGGTAATTTAACTGGTCAATTGAATGTAGCCGGGGGATTAGATGCCTTTAGTCCCCAAACTATCCAAGCTACAGGTCAAGCACAACTGAATGTAGCAGGGGGTAATGTTCTATTCTCCAACATTCAACTAGCTAATGGTCGCTATCAAACGGCAATCGCTGCGGCTGGTGTGCAGTTAAATCGGTTTAATCAACAACTGCGGGGACAGTTTGGCGGACAGTTACAATTAGCAGGTAATTTGGGTTCAGCGAGATTGGCTGATGTGCAGGCGGCTGGTCAGGTGCAGTTATCCCAAGGTTTACCGGGGATTGAACGACCCCTGACAGCCGCCCTGGCTTGGAATGGGGAAAGGTTGACAATTCAGCAAGCAAATGCACCTGGGTTAAATATTAGTGGCGATATAGCAGCGAATGCTACAAGGCCAGGTATCCCGGAAATTACAGCTTTAAATCTCAACGTCCAAGCCCAAGATTTTAATCTGCAACAGTTACCTGTGACTCTACCCAATCAGGTAGCGGTGACAGGAAGGGTTGATTTTAACGGTCGCGTGACTGGTAAGTTACCATTGCCCAATGTAGCAGGGCAAATCGGCTTAAAAGACTTAGTAGTGCAGGGTATCGCCTTTGAACCATTGTTAACTGGGAATGTGCAGTCAGGAAAAGGTTTAAGTTTAGACTTGCGGGGAAATAATGATCGCATTGCTTTAAATCTCAATGCCAATAATCGCCCCGAATCCTTCCTTGTACAATGGCAACAAGCGATCGCTCAAGGTCAAGTTAAGGGGGATAATTGGGGTGTAAAAGTTGCCAGCTTCCCCTTACAAATTTTGAATGTGTCACCGCCGCCAAGTCTGCGTTTGGGTGGGGGGAAAGTTACAGGATTATTAACGGGAGACGTACAATTTAATCAAAGCACATTTGCGACTACAGCTAATTTAGCGATCGCTAATCCCGAAATCGGCCGGATTAAAGGCGATCGTATCACCACTCAGTTCCGTTACAGTGATGGTACAGCCAGCATTACTAGTAGTGAATTTATCAAAGGTAACAGTCGCTACGCCCTAGCTGGTAATTTTGCCCAAACCCCCAAAGGGCCAAGAGTGCAAGGTAAACTCAACGTCAGTCAAGGAAATATCCAAGACGTACTCACAGTAGCCCAAATTTTTGAATTCCAAGATTTCCAAAACAATGGTTCAGCAGCTAACTATGGCACAGCCGAGGACTTAACTACCTACGCCCAAGGTTTACCAAATCGCCCGTTACTTGACCAGATAAAACGCTTTTATGAAATTGATGCTTTAAGAACTGGACAAGAAGAACAGCGTAATGCTTCGCCAATACCTGAGTTAGCAGACTTAGCAGGAACTTTTAACGGAGAAGTCGCCTTAGATACTGCCACCCCCCAAGGCTTATCAGTACAATTTAATTTAAACGGACAGAACTTTACTTGGGGTAAAGAAACAGAAGAAAACCGTTTCTATCGTGCTGACCAAATCATTGCTCAAGGTAGCTTTGAAAATGGCATTTTGCAAGTGCGCCCTTTACGCATTGAATCAGAAAATAGTCTGGTAGCTTTTGCAGGTAACATTGGCGGTGCAGACCAATCTGGTCAATTGCGAGTCAGTAACTTCCCAATACAGGTATTGAATAACTTTGTTAACCTACCTGTAGGCATTACAGGTAATCTTAGCGGTACAGCCGCCTTAGCGGGTAGTGTTGCCAACCCTCAAGCGAGGGGAGAATGGCAAATTACCGAAGGTACACTCAACGAGAAACCAATAGAATCAGCCAACGCCAGTTTTAGCTATGCTAATGGACGCTTGAATTTTGGTAGTACCTTATCAGTAACTGGGCCACAACCCGTTAATATTAATGGTAGTATTCCTTATCAGTTGCCATTTGCATCTGTAGCACCAGACAATGACCAAATCAGCTTAGATGTCAAAGTTCAAAATGAGGGACTGGCACTATTAAACCTATTAACTAACCAAATCGCCTTTGAACAAGGTGAAGGCGAAATAGACTTAACAGTGCGAGGAACTAGACAAAAGCCAATATTAAATGGAATTGCTACTATCCAAGATGCCACGGTTTCAGCTCAGGCTTTACCCGAAAAGTTGACTGGTGTTACAGGTAGAGTGCAGTTTGATTTTGACCGCATCCTCGTAGAAAGTCTGCAAGGCAGATTTAGCCGTGGTAAAGTAGAAGCCTCTGGGGAAATTCCGATTTTCAACAACGAACTGGCGATTACCAATCCTCTGAATGTTAACCTTGATCAATTAGCCTTAAACCTGAAAGGACTCTATCAAGGAGGGGCGAGTGGTAACTTACAGATTACTGGTTCAGCCCTAACCCCAGCTATTGGCGGTAAAATCAGTTTATATGATGGTCAGGTATTGTTAGCAGAGTCTACCGACACCGAGCAGAATAATAGTAATGTTGGCATATCATACTCAAAACTGAACAAGCAAAATAAACAGGACATTAATGGGGCGGGTGCGATCGCGCGGTTTAATGATTTAAAACTAGAATTAGGCAAAAACTTAGAAATTACCCGTCAACCAATTTTAAACTTCCGAGCCACAGGCAACCTTACAGTTAATGGTACTTTTGCCGACCCCATCCCCGTAGGGACAATCCAGTTAAAAGACGGTGGCGTAAACTTATTCACCACCCAGTTTAAACTAGCTCGTGGTTATAAACACACCGCCACCTTTAGAGCCAACCAACCCCGCGACCCTGATTTAGATGTACAGCTATTTGCCAAAGTCCTAGATGTAGTCCAAAACAGCAACTTTAGCGGTGATAGGCTCAATCCTACAGGATTAGCTGCATTAGAGACAGTACGAGTAGAAGCCAACGTCAAAGGACAGGCCAGCCGACTCAACGAAACCCTAGACTTAACAAGCAGTCCATCCCGCAGTGAAAACGAAATTGTGGCTTTATTAGGGGGTGGATTCGTGAATCCCCAAGGAGGGGGTGACAGTACCCTCGGTATTATTAACATTGCAGGTTCAGCAGTATTTAATAACTTTCAGTCAGCCTTTAACCAAATCGGTACTGCATTTGGTTTAAGTGAACTGCGGATATTCCCCACCGTAATTTCTGATAACCCAGAAGCAGGTAAAAGTAGTTCATCTATCGAATTAGCAGCCGAAGCCGGCGTTGATATTTCCACTAAGTTGTCTATTTCTAGCATCAAGATTTTGACAGCTAATGACCCCTTCCAATGGGGGATTAATTACCGCATTAACGATCAAATCCGGGTACGTGCTTCCACTAACCTAGAAGATGATAGTCGCGCTGTAGTTGAGTATCAAACCCGGTTTTAA
- a CDS encoding DUF3110 domain-containing protein, with protein sequence MITPMRVFVLIFNAHTENEGIHTVRVGDRNKILMFESQDDAIRFALMLEAQDFHTPTVEAMDAEEIKEFCESADYEWEIIPENSDLIIPPEINLEETDWQPDGQYDDTSDDSLEFDDVPPAEETEFSATELEKIRRKLEGLL encoded by the coding sequence ATGATTACGCCAATGCGGGTTTTTGTGTTGATTTTTAATGCTCACACGGAAAATGAGGGAATTCATACTGTGCGTGTGGGCGATCGCAATAAAATTTTAATGTTTGAGTCCCAAGACGATGCTATTCGCTTTGCGCTGATGTTGGAAGCTCAAGATTTCCACACGCCTACTGTGGAAGCAATGGACGCTGAGGAAATTAAGGAATTTTGCGAAAGTGCTGACTATGAATGGGAAATTATCCCAGAAAACAGCGATCTGATCATTCCTCCAGAAATCAACCTGGAAGAAACCGACTGGCAACCTGATGGGCAATATGATGACACTAGCGACGACAGTTTGGAATTTGACGACGTACCACCCGCAGAAGAAACAGAATTTTCTGCAACTGAACTAGAAAAGATTCGTCGCAAGTTGGAAGGATTGTTGTAA
- the murQ gene encoding N-acetylmuramic acid 6-phosphate etherase, producing MTNLQERGHLLTEQVNPLSLNLDQLSCLELVELFNSEDHKAVAAVAAAKVEIAKAIEETAARLRQGGRLFYVGAGTSGRLGVLDAAECPPTFCTPPELVQGIIAGGAGALVRSSEDLEDRAEDGDAAIAQRHITLLDVVVGITAGGTTPFVHGALNAARQRGALTIFMACVPAEQVGFEADINIRLLTGPEVLAGSTRLKAGTVTKLTLNILSTGVMVKLGKVYGNRMVDVAVTNQKLRDRALRILQDLTGLSREAAGYLLEHSGKWVKLALLMHWTGLSKEDGDRLLSKHQGNLRDAVAGYKDTQQS from the coding sequence ATGACAAATTTGCAGGAACGTGGGCATTTATTGACTGAACAAGTCAATCCTTTGAGTCTGAACTTAGACCAACTCAGTTGTTTAGAGTTGGTGGAGTTATTTAATAGTGAAGACCATAAGGCGGTGGCGGCGGTGGCGGCGGCTAAGGTGGAGATAGCTAAGGCGATTGAGGAGACAGCAGCACGGTTGCGCCAGGGTGGACGCTTGTTTTATGTGGGTGCGGGGACAAGTGGACGGTTGGGGGTGTTAGATGCGGCTGAGTGTCCCCCCACTTTTTGTACACCCCCGGAGTTAGTACAGGGGATTATTGCCGGTGGTGCTGGGGCTTTAGTACGTAGTTCTGAGGATTTAGAAGACCGGGCTGAAGATGGTGATGCCGCGATCGCTCAACGCCATATTACTCTCTTAGATGTAGTGGTGGGAATTACTGCCGGTGGGACGACTCCTTTTGTCCACGGTGCGCTGAATGCTGCGCGTCAACGGGGTGCTTTGACAATTTTTATGGCCTGTGTACCAGCAGAACAGGTTGGTTTTGAGGCTGATATTAATATTCGGTTGTTAACAGGGCCGGAGGTGTTAGCAGGTTCTACCCGTCTCAAAGCTGGTACAGTCACCAAACTAACTTTAAATATTTTGTCTACTGGGGTGATGGTCAAACTAGGCAAAGTTTACGGCAATCGCATGGTAGATGTAGCAGTCACAAATCAAAAATTACGCGATCGCGCTTTACGCATTTTACAAGACCTCACAGGCTTAAGTCGGGAAGCGGCTGGTTATTTATTAGAACATAGCGGTAAATGGGTAAAACTGGCGTTATTAATGCACTGGACTGGTTTAAGCAAAGAAGATGGCGATCGCTTATTATCAAAACACCAAGGTAATCTTAGAGATGCTGTTGCCGGCTATAAAGATACTCAACAATCTTGA
- the purH gene encoding bifunctional phosphoribosylaminoimidazolecarboxamide formyltransferase/IMP cyclohydrolase, whose product MARLALLSVSNKTGLIDLARSLVEEFAFDLISSGGTAKALKDAGIPVTKVSDYTGSPEILGGRVKTLHPRIHGGILARRDVASDVTDLENNQIRPIDLVVVNLYPFEATIAKPGVTLAEAVENIDIGGPAMLRASSKNFAHLTVLCDPGQYDEYLQELRQNNGEASLEFRQKAALKGFLHTGSYDQAIASYLSQQSPESLPQQHTLSGTQLQSLRYGENPHQTAAWYQTGSTPTGWAAATKLQGKELSYNNLVDLEAARRIITEFPDTPAATIIKHTNPCGTALGNTIVEAYQKAFNADSISAFGGIVALNRPIDAATASELTKTFLECVVAPDCDAEAQKILSKKSNVRILTLADLSSGAKTLVKQIAGGFLVQAADDIIADSSKWQVVTERQPTPDELAEMLFAWKVCKHVKSNAIVLTSDRTTLGVGAGQMNRVGSTKIALEQAGDKAQGATLASDGFFPFDDSVRTAAAAGITAIVQPGGSLRDQDSIKAANELGLVMVLTGTRHFLH is encoded by the coding sequence ATGGCGCGTCTAGCACTGCTGAGTGTATCTAACAAAACTGGTTTAATTGATCTAGCCCGTAGTTTGGTGGAAGAATTTGCATTTGACTTAATCAGCAGTGGGGGAACAGCGAAAGCCCTCAAAGATGCGGGAATACCAGTTACCAAGGTTTCTGATTACACAGGTTCACCAGAAATTTTAGGTGGACGAGTCAAAACACTACACCCCCGCATTCATGGCGGGATTTTGGCGCGGCGGGATGTGGCTAGTGATGTCACAGACTTGGAAAATAACCAAATTCGCCCGATTGATTTGGTGGTAGTGAATCTTTATCCCTTTGAAGCGACGATCGCTAAACCAGGGGTAACATTAGCAGAAGCTGTGGAAAATATTGATATTGGCGGCCCGGCGATGTTACGGGCATCATCAAAAAACTTTGCTCATCTCACAGTATTATGTGATCCAGGGCAGTATGACGAATATTTACAGGAATTGCGGCAAAATAACGGCGAAGCATCCCTAGAGTTTCGCCAAAAGGCGGCTTTAAAAGGATTTTTGCATACTGGTAGTTATGATCAAGCGATCGCATCTTACCTCTCTCAACAATCTCCAGAATCCCTTCCCCAACAGCACACCCTAAGCGGGACACAATTACAATCTCTGCGTTACGGTGAAAACCCCCATCAAACTGCTGCTTGGTATCAAACCGGCTCTACTCCCACCGGATGGGCTGCGGCTACGAAATTGCAAGGTAAAGAACTCAGTTACAATAACTTGGTAGACTTAGAAGCCGCCCGGCGCATTATTACTGAATTTCCAGATACACCAGCCGCTACCATCATCAAACATACCAATCCCTGCGGTACAGCGTTAGGAAACACCATTGTCGAAGCCTATCAAAAGGCTTTCAATGCTGATTCTATCTCTGCATTTGGTGGGATTGTCGCCCTCAACCGTCCCATAGATGCAGCCACAGCCAGCGAATTAACAAAGACATTTTTAGAATGTGTAGTTGCACCTGATTGTGATGCAGAAGCTCAAAAAATTCTGTCTAAAAAATCTAATGTGCGGATTTTGACTTTAGCAGATTTGAGCAGTGGGGCTAAAACTCTAGTCAAACAAATTGCAGGTGGTTTCTTAGTCCAAGCTGCCGATGATATCATTGCAGATTCTAGTAAATGGCAAGTTGTCACAGAACGCCAACCCACACCCGACGAGTTAGCCGAAATGCTGTTTGCTTGGAAGGTTTGCAAACACGTTAAATCTAATGCCATTGTACTCACAAGCGATCGCACTACTCTAGGTGTCGGTGCTGGGCAAATGAACCGCGTTGGTTCAACTAAAATCGCCCTAGAACAAGCTGGAGACAAAGCCCAAGGTGCAACTCTCGCCAGTGACGGATTTTTCCCCTTCGATGATTCCGTCAGAACCGCCGCCGCCGCCGGTATCACCGCCATTGTGCAACCAGGGGGAAGCTTACGTGACCAAGATTCCATCAAAGCCGCTAACGAACTGGGTTTGGTCATGGTGCTGACTGGTACACGTCACTTTTTACACTAG